The sequence CAGGTAACTTCCCTGGAATCGCCATGCTGAATTTACCTTAGCAGAGACCGGCAGATAACTAAAAAAGTCGGTGTTTAAGGTGCTGAAATTATCTGAAGATCCGAGCCACTTTGCGCTGATGTTAGCGGAAATTTCCGATTTGATTCCTTTTGTAGGGGTAAAGGCATTGTTTCGGCTATCATAAGTTATGGTTGGTTTGATGGCGCTGATGGTAGAATTAATATTCAGCCGTTTGATTATTTCATTTATTAGTGGTTTATTGGGTAAGGTATCAAATGTGACATCTGTAGTAAAGTATGTGTAGGTAGCGCCCGCGTAGAATTTTGACCTTCCAAGCCGAACCTCTGCTTTTTGCATAAAAGCCCATGAGTCAAGGTTAATGCCTATGGGATTTTTTTCAAGGATAGCGCTATTGTTACCGTAATATTTGTATCGTATATCAGGTTTGAATAAGACTGTAAAGGTCCGGACCCTGTTTTCCCCGAAAATATGGGCATGAAATGCGCCTGCACCCCAGGTTTTGTTTTGTGTATATAAGCCCAATAATCCCGATACATCCGGAGGTACATAGCTTTTGTATTGCTTCTTTCTTTTGTGAAAATATAAAATGGCGCCTCCGCCGCCATAACCAACTGCCGGCTCTGTGATAGGGGCGATTACCGGTAAGACGCCATTGTGATCCAAAAGGAATTGACTTAAATCTAATGCACCATCTTCCTGGTCTTTAAAACTTATTTTTGCTTTTGCTTTGGTACTATCTGATTGGGCATATATTAAATTAAAATTTACCACTAAACAAATTACCAGATATATATATTTTAAAATTGACATAAGTATTTTAATGCTCAAAAAATAAAATTGAAAAAAGATATCATATTTATCACGTAAACCTTGTACATCTCAGCAATCTCTTGTTATTGGTATTTCATTTATTAACCATGGAAGGGGTATTGAAACACATTATTCCTGATAAGAAGGAATTAATGAAATTGATAGATTTATTAATGGCTGAGAATTTTATCCATGTTAAAAACGGTATCCTACAACTGCTGTTAATGATCTGCGACCTCCCCATCCTGATTGTATAGATATATCAAAATGATCTGTAACTGGCGCATAAAAACCCACTATAAAATTCCAATTTATGGGCTTAAAGTTAACAGCAAAGTCAAGACTATTGTTTGTGCCATTTGGGTTAGGAAGTTTTATTGAACCTGCTGTAAGCGTATTGTAGAATTGCCCTTGTGCACCTACCATAATGTTTATACCATTTGAAGGTATACGGTATCCAATAGATGGGCTAATGACCTGAGCAAATTTATTAGTATTTACTTCAAGCACTTTAGCCCATGCTATTTGATAGGCCAAAGACAAATTAAAATTACCTACACCACCTGCTAATGTTGCGCCACCGCCCCACGTTACGGAAGTTAAATCGGTTTGTACCGGAATAAATTCAGGAACGTCATCTTTATCTATACCAATTAACCAACCGTATCTTTCTAAGACATCAATAAGCTCATCACTAAGGAATATTTTTCCATCAAGTCTATTCCTTCCTTTACCAACCATTGCAGATAGATTAAGAAAAGGAAACACCCAAACATCAGCACGAAAACTTTCAATTTGTGAATTTTGTGGTACACTGGAAGCATCAAATTTTACCAAAGAAGAAACATCAACCAATTCGCCACCATTAAAACCAACTTGTATATCATTTAATTTAAGGGTTTGGGATTGAAAATGCATAAAGGCATTTACACCAATTGGTCTCGGTAATTTATACCCTAATTTTAATGCACCCTTTCCAAAAATCGGTAAAGCCCCTCCTAAACTTTTATCCAATATTTCCATGTTTTCTGTACTTACCGTTGCTGGTTTTTCTTCCCAATTTACAGCGATACCGTTTACATCTTTATATTCAATGGTTTCTGAATAGATGGTTGTTTTAATGCTCTTCCCTTTCCTGGCATAAATTAAATGTTCTTCTGAAGATGATTCTATGTGTCCGCCATTATTAGTAGTTCGTCTATAATAAATAGTCGAAGTATATTCACCAGCAACCACTTTTTGACCAAGAATTTTAACTGGCTTTGTATTTGTTAGCTCTACTTTAACCAATTCCTTATTTTTTATATAGATCAATCCCTTTGCTTTTTTACCATACTTGAGTTCTGGTTCTAGTTTTTCAGCATCGTATAAAAAGCTTAAAACTACTTCATCCTCTTTGATACTTACTACTTTAAGGCTCTTTTCGTCATAAAGGTTAGAGGCAGATTTTCGGCTAAAGGAATGCATTTGTTGCATCAATTTCAAAAGTGTTTTTCTTTCTAAATAGCCAATAGAATCCTTATCATAGGCAATTTGAATGTCTATACCGTCCTTATAATTTGGATCATAAATAAAAATAAAGTCCGCTTTTTTTACAACATCTCCTTCATCGTGAATAATATGCACCTTCTGTTTAAAAGACCCCGATTGTAAAGTTGTACTTAAGGCTGCATCAAGTACCCTGGGAGAAATGCCATACTCAATTAATAGATTACTGTTCACGGGCAATGTCTCTTGTCCGGATATTGTACTTACTATGCAGTTAACACATAAAAGTGTGATAGTATTCAGAAGAGCTGATTTTAATTTCAATTTGAAAAGTTTTAATTCTTAATGTTGGTTTCCTTAATAAGATTCGGATAGAATAAATAAATTAATCTATGAAGAAGTACACTTTTATGCAAGGCACTTTTCGGACTGATTAATATATATTATTGCTTCCATGAATAAGATTTTATTAGTATCCGCTAAAATGTTTTTCTGGTAATTTTTATAGCATACTGCCTTCCTTTTTAAAAATCAAATTTCCCATGGCCTGTAAGCGGTTTACCCGACCTTTACCATCATAGCTTTAGAACATAAATTTCACCATCATCTGAAGCCTGCTTGCTCTGCCGAGTGCATCATTGGTAACTTTTTGGATGCCCCACATATATTCAATGCCTGTAGAGAAATAGTCCAGCGGGCTGTAAACCAGGTTAAGGTGTCCAATGCCACCTTTTTGCAACGCAAAGGGATCACGGGATGCAGGAACCTGCAACCAACCATAGGCATACGAAAAGTTGCTTGCCAGCTTATCATTCCAGCTGTGTTTAGCGCCCAATACCGCCGCAAAAGAGGGGATGCCCTCCAGGTCGCCATCTGCGGTTAGCACGGCGTTGGCTTTGCTACCGGCAAAAGCCATGATGTTTTCACCGGCTGCCTGCCCAAAACTCAGGTTCCAGGTCACAAATGTCGCCTTACTGAGGTATTGCCTTCCTGCAACCACAAGACTGGTCTGCAGGGCATTGGGTTTGGGTCCACCCTGGCCGCCATTCCAACCCAGCATTCCCACACTGG comes from Flavihumibacter fluvii and encodes:
- a CDS encoding BamA/TamA family outer membrane protein → MVNFNLIYAQSDSTKAKAKISFKDQEDGALDLSQFLLDHNGVLPVIAPITEPAVGYGGGGAILYFHKRKKQYKSYVPPDVSGLLGLYTQNKTWGAGAFHAHIFGENRVRTFTVLFKPDIRYKYYGNNSAILEKNPIGINLDSWAFMQKAEVRLGRSKFYAGATYTYFTTDVTFDTLPNKPLINEIIKRLNINSTISAIKPTITYDSRNNAFTPTKGIKSEISANISAKWLGSSDNFSTLNTDFFSYLPVSAKVNSAWRFQGSYLLGDAPFFAYPFISLRGIPAMRYQGDNTMVAESEWSYNVYKRWSLIGFGGGGTAFSGFKDSDKSEWAYTFGTGFRYKIARLLGVNMGTDFAWGNGKDFAFYVVFGSSW